A single Aspergillus puulaauensis MK2 DNA, chromosome 7, nearly complete sequence DNA region contains:
- a CDS encoding zinc metalloprotease (COG:O;~EggNog:ENOG410PFIX;~InterPro:IPR001915,IPR027057,IPR032456;~MEROPS:MER0002635;~PFAM:PF01435,PF16491;~TransMembrane:7 (o20-38i99-117o123-145i166-185o197-222i310-328o348-368i);~go_function: GO:0004222 - metalloendopeptidase activity [Evidence IEA];~go_function: GO:0008233 - peptidase activity [Evidence IEA];~go_process: GO:0006508 - proteolysis [Evidence IEA];~go_process: GO:0071586 - CAAX-box protein processing [Evidence IEA]) encodes MWVLDQLARLLDRPLFPWKNVLVGFSLGQFVLEGLLSLRQYKVLQRTKPPKVIEAEVSQKVYDQSQAYGRAKAKFNFLSGLYGQIQNLGFIYGDVLPKLWGVSGLLLAQYLPAWFQGEIPQTLVFIFGFNLISTVLSLPISYYNTFVLEEKFGFNKQTIKLWVSDMLKGQMLGIVLGAPIISAVLKIVQKTGNSCFYYLWLFGVFVQVFAITIYPIVILPLFNKLSPLEPGAIKTGVENLAKKLNFPLQELHVIDGSKRSAHSNAYFYGLPWKKHIVIYDTLIEKSKPEEVVAVLSHELGHWSLSHTTKLFGIAQFHMFYIFALFSAFVNNNSLYQSFGFHHEKPIMIGFLLFSDALAPMDAVVKLLMNILSRKFEFEADAFAVNLGYSEELSQSLLKLQIQNLSTMDADWMYASYHYSHPILPERLKALGWEGGKVTDYKDQDDEKPVKASDREL; translated from the exons ATGTGGGTGCTTGAT CAACTGGCGCGTCTTCTGGACCGCCCTCTTTTCCCATGGAAGAATGTCCTTGTCGGCTTTTCGCTAGGACAGTTCGTCCTTGAAGGGCTCTTGTCGCTGCGTCAGTACAAGGTTCTACAGCGCACCAAACCCCCAAAGGTGATTGAAGCCGAAGTCTCCCAGAAGGTTTATGATCAGAGTCAG GCGTATGGTCGCGCAAAGGCCAAGTTTAATTTTCTTTCCGGGTTATATGGTCAAATTCAAAATCTTGGGTTTATCTACGGCGATGTCCTCCCCAAGCTATGGGGGGTCAGCGGTCTCTTGTTGGCACAATACCTTCCGGCTTGGTTCCAGGGCGAGATCCCGCAGACTCTGGTATTCATTTTTGGATTCAACCTGATCAGTACTGTTCTTTCTCTCCCGATTTCTTACTACAATACGTTTGTGCTTGAGGAGAAGTTTGGTTTCAACAAGCAAACGATCAAGCTCTGGGTCTCCGACATGCTAAAGGGTCAGATGTTGGGTATCGTTCTTGGTGCGCCCATCATCAGCGCTGTGCTCAAGATTGTTCAAAAGACGGGCAACTCGTGCTTTTACTACCTTTGGTTGTTTGGTGTCTTCGTTCAAGTCTTCGCCATTACCATTTACCCGATCGTCATTCTACCTCTGTTTAACAAGCTGTCTCCTCTTGAGCCCGGCGCGATTAAGACTGGCGTTGAGAACTTGGCCAAGAAGCTGAACTTCCCGCTCCAGGAACTGCACGTTATTGATGGAAGCAAGCGGAGCGCGCACAGCAATGCATATTTCTATGGCCTCCCCTGGAAGAAGCACATAGTTATATATGATACTTTGATTGAAAAGAGCAAGCCCGAGGAAGTTGTCGCTGTTTTGAGCCATGAGTTGGGCCATTGGAGTCTTAGTCACACCACCAAGCTTTTCGGTATCGCTCAA TTCCACATGTTCTACATCTTTGCGCTTTTCTCGGCCTTTGTGAACAACAATTCACTCTACCAGTCATTCGGATTCCACCACGAGAAGCCCATTATGATCGGATTCCTCCTATTTTCTGATGCCCTCGCTCCTATGGATGCTGTCGTCAAGCTCCTGATGAACATCCTCAGCCGCAAATTTGAATTTGAAGCTG ACGCATTTGCCGTGAACCTTGGATACTCAGAGGAACTATCCCAGTCCCTTCTCAAGCTTCAGATACAGAACCTCAGCACTATGGATGCAGACTGGATGTATGCCAGCTACCACTACTCTCACCCCATTCTCCCCGAGAGACTCAAGGCTCTAGGCTGGGAGGGCGGAAAGGTCACGGACTACAAGGACCAAGATGACGAAAAGCCTGTCAAGGCTAGCGACCGAGAGCTCTAA
- a CDS encoding uncharacterized protein (COG:S;~EggNog:ENOG410PU3A), whose protein sequence is MSAQDPTPLPPTTILSSKPISQSVAHDFLAAYLDRATTDPALQPNAGISEHGPVSRTTAAAPNIILHNLKRVQAGLAGEVLGRDLAIAEMKEGVQAQAQAQNGSGEGSWEDKKQFEQEQGVEGNNVNAGGEEAMDVDNTEAADEGNAAGTLDKEERKKLKKERRKAEKKAKLKEADE, encoded by the coding sequence atGTCCGCGCAAGATCCTACCCCACTGCCACCGACAACGATTCTCTCATCGAAACCTATCTCCCAGTCAGTCGCACAcgacttcctcgccgcaTACTTGGACCGCGCAACCACAGACCCAGCGCTACAACCAAATGCCGGAATAAGTGAGCATGGCCCTGTGTCACGaacaacagctgcagcgcCGAACATCATCCTGCATAATTTGAAGCGCGTGCAGGCCGGACTTGCTGGGGAAGTGTTGGGTAGGGATTTGGCAATTGCGGAAATGAAGGAGGGTGTGCAGGCTCAAGCTCAGGCACAAAATGGAAGTGGTGAAGGGTCATGggaggacaagaagcagTTCGAACAGGAGCAAGGAGTTGAGGGAAATAACGTTAACGCCGGAGGTGAGGAGGCAATGGATGTAGATAATACCGAGGCTGCGGATGAGGGGAATGCGGCGGGGACTCTGGAtaaggaggaaagaaagaagttgaagaaggaacgGAGGAAAGCtgagaagaaagcgaaacTGAAGGAGGCAGATGAGTAG
- a CDS encoding mitochondrial 54S ribosomal protein bL34m (COG:J;~EggNog:ENOG410Q084;~InterPro:IPR000271;~PFAM:PF00468;~go_component: GO:0005840 - ribosome [Evidence IEA];~go_function: GO:0003735 - structural constituent of ribosome [Evidence IEA];~go_process: GO:0006412 - translation [Evidence IEA]): MLCLRCRAVPSALRTATSSITKQASPALSPLTSLSRASQSRPFSFATSTIVPTRPTLSTLPSQSQQPQSLAPVTSAITQQSRSFSASSSLAGRRTTYNPSRRVQKRRHGFLSRLRTKSGRKIIARRRDKGRKSMSW, from the exons ATGCTCTGCCTGAGGTGCAGGGCCGTTCCCTCCGCCCTCAGGACAGCTACGTCCTCGATAACGAA ACAAGCCAGCCCTGCGCTCTCTCCCCTCACCTCGCTCTCGCGCGCGTCACAATCCCGacccttctccttcgcaacaTCGACCATCGTTCCCACACGACCAACCCTCTCGACGCTCCCGAGTCAATCACAACAGCCCCAATCACTCGCTCCAGTCACCTCCGCAATCACCCAGCAATCCCGCTCGTTTTCTGCTAGTTCCTCTCTAGCTGGTAGGCGCACTACGTACAACCCGTCGCGCCGGGTGCAGAAACGCCGTCATGGATTCCTGTCTAGGCTGAGGACTAAGTCCGGGAGGAAGATTATTGCCCGGCGGCGGGACAAGGGCCGGAAGAGCATGAGCTGGTGA
- a CDS encoding putative zinc metalloprotease (BUSCO:EOG09260DFH;~COG:O;~EggNog:ENOG410PF9R;~InterPro:IPR007863,IPR011249,IPR011765;~MEROPS:MER0003909;~PFAM:PF00675,PF05193;~go_function: GO:0046872 - metal ion binding [Evidence IEA]), with protein MPAARSSHFKLLQKFKPDYSPSEFVQYESQRTGMTVVVIDQKGPKVNGYFVLATEIHDDSGAPHTLEHLVFMGSRNYRYKGFLDKLATRFYSNTNAWTATDHTAYTLDTAGWEAFSRMLPVYLEHVIAPTLTDEGCYTEVHHIDGTGNDAGVVYSEMQGVQNNAAELIDLEARRLTYPDGVGFRYETGGMMEQLRVLTAKRIRAFHREMYQPKNLCLIITGEADHADLLESLDKFEDTILDVIPSPDSPFKRPWIDSKQAPPLSQSVVKRVEFPEEDESYGEIEIRFLGPDCTDPVQTGAVNIILLYLAGSSASLLDNILVEKEQLATGVYYATDDRPSLEIRFTLTSVETEKLTQVEQRFFEVLKEAMNKDIDMNYLQECIDRQKRTWKFSTESSASSFAEYVISDFLFGKKDGSTLLDVTSLKEYDILEKWTQDDWRQFIRKWVADAPHVTILGVPSSKMSETLKKEEEARVAAQKEQLGEEGLKKLAEKLEKAKAENDKEIPTEMLESFKIPGIESIHFVETTTARSGAALQLGRQNNKAQQIVDADGSDLLAFIHFEHIPSSFVQLSVLISAQSVPVQLRPLLSVYMEAFFNLPVERDGKTINFEQVVVELERDTVGYTIEGARGLGNSEMLRISFQVELEQYNKAIDWLQELSWNSIFDIERLRTITSRLLSDVPDAKRNGDDMLAAVHVMVHYAAESIVRARSTLVKARYLKRIKKLLAEEPETVVSRMEEIRNALFQFENIRVLVIADLEKLPHPVSAWKPFVDRLGANKPLKPITARRSLLSPAGQKLGGEAHVVPMPTIDSSFAYATARGLDSYDDPKLPALLVAIAYMNAVEGPLWVAVRGKGLAYGTNFAYNIDTGFVNFDVYRSPNAHKAFESSKEIVEAHLSGETPFDPLMLEGSISSIVVSFANEQVTTASAAQGSFIRQVVRALPTDYKERILRQVRDINVEDIKKALHDIILPLFAPETANIVITCTTVLEEAIEKGLKESGFSPKVQPLKEFEDDYGLKVGDDEDEDDEEDDEEDESGSEEDSQDDDDQ; from the exons ATGCCTGCTGCTCGCTCTAGCCATTTTAAATTACTCCAAAAATTCAAACCAGACTACTCGCCGAGCGAGTTCGTCCAATATGAATCGCAGAGAACGGGCATGACGGTGGTTGTCATTGATCAGAAAGGACCTAAAGTGAATGGTTATTTCGTTCTGGCGACAGAGATCCATGATGACTCCGGTGCGCCTCACACTCTAGAACATCTTGTTTTCATGGGATCACGCAACTATAGATACAAGGGGTTTCTTGATAAACTTGCCACGCGATTCTACTCGAATACAAATGCCTGGACAGCCACAGATCATACAGCGTACACTCTGGACACGGCGGGCTGGGAAGCGTTCTCGCGCATGCTACCCGTCTACTTGGAACATGTGATTGCACCAACCCTGACAGATGAAGGCTGCTACACCGAGGTTCACCATATAGATGGCACTGGTAACGATGCCGGTGTTGTGTATTCAGAAATGCAGGGAGTCCAGAACAATGCTGCCGAGCTTATTGACTTGGAAGCGCGCCGATTGACCTACCCTGATGGTGTAGGTTTCCGCTACGAGACCGGAGGAATGATGGAGCAGTTGCGAGTCCTCACAGCTAAGAGGATCAGGGCCTTCCACCGTGAAATGTACCAACCCAAGAACCTATGTCTGATTATCACTGGTGAAGCCGATCATGCGGACCTGCTGGAGTCGCTGGATAAATTCGAAGACACAATTCTTGATGTCATTCCAAGTCCGGATTCTCCATTCAAACGACCCTGGATTGATTCAAAACAGGCTCCTCCACTGTCCCAGTCAGTAGTCAAAAGGGTAGAATTccccgaagaagacgagTCCTATGGAGAAATAGAGATTCGTTTTCTGGGACCAGATTGTACCGACCCTGTGCAAA CCGGTGCTGTCAATATTATCCTGCTCTACTTGGCTGGCTCATCCGCGTCTCTCTTGGATAATATCCTCGTCGAAAAAGAGCAGCTTGCAACGGGTGTCTACTACGCTACAGACGATCGTCCTAGCCTCGAAATTCGCTTCACTTTAACCAGTGTAGAGACAGAGAAACTGACTCAAGTTGAACAACGATTCTTTGAAGTCCTAAAAGAGGCGATGAACAAAGATATTGACATGAATTATTTGCAAGAGTGCATTGATCGCCAAAAGAGGACATGGAAGTTTTCCACGGAAAGCTCCGCCTCGTCGTTTGCAGAATATGTCATTTCAGATTTCCTCTTCGGAAAGAAGGATGGCTCAACCTTGCTCGATGTTACTTCTTTGAAAGAGTACGATATTTTGGAAAAATGGACGCAGGATGATTGGCGCCAATTCATTCGAAAATGGGTCGCCGATGCACCACATGTCACCATTCTAGGAGTCCCTTCTTCAAAGATGTCCGAGACTttaaagaaggaagaggaagctcgTGTTGCGGCGCAAAAAGAACAGCTAGGTGAGGAAGGCTTGAAAAAACTAGCTGAAAAACTTGAAAAAGCCAAGGCCGAGAACGACAAGGAGATCCCAACGGAAATGCTGGAGAGCTTCAAGATACCTGGAATAGAATCCATTCATTTCGTGGAAACCACAACCGCCAGATCTGGGGCTGCTCTACAGCTCGGCCGTCAAAACAACAAGGCTCAGCAAATTGTGGATGCTGATGGGTCAGATTTGCTCGCATTCATCCACTTTGAGCATATTCCAAGCAGCTTTGTTCAACTATCTGTTCTCATCTCGGCGCAGTCTGTGCCGGTGCAGCTTCGTCCGCTTTTGTCCGTGTATATGGAGGCCTTCTTTAATCTGCCTGTCGAGCGTGATGGTAAAACCATCAATTTTGAGCAGGTTGTCGTTGAATTGGAACGGGACACTGTTGGGTATACCATAGAGGGTGCTAGAGGACTTGGTAACTCGGAAATGCTACGCATTTCCTTCCAGGTTGAGCTAGAGCAGTACAACAAAGCAATTGATTGGCTACAGGAGCTTTCATGGAACTCAATCTTCGACATCGAAAGGCTCCGAACCATTACAAGCAGGCTTCTTTCCGATGTCCCTGATGCTAAACGGAATGGCGATGATATGCTTGCAGCCGTCCACGTTATGGTTCACTATGCGGCCGAGTCCATTGTCCGAGCGCGCAGCACTCTAGTAAAGGCACGATACCTCAAGAGAATTAAGAAGCTGTTGGCAGAAGAACCGGAAACGGTTGTTTCCCGTATGGAGGAGATCAGAAATGCTCTTTTCCAATTCGAAAACATCCGAGTCCTAGTCATTGCTGATCTTGAGAAACTCCCTCACCCAGTCTCGGCCTGGAAGCCATTTGTTGACCGGCTTGGTGCCAATAAACCTCTCAAGCCCATCACAGCTAGAAGGTCTCTACTTAGCCCAGCAGGCCAGAAACTAGGCGGCGAAGCGCACGTCGTTCCCATGCCTACTATCGACTCATCCTTCGCCTATGCCACAGCCCGGGGTCTTGACTCATACGATGACCCTAAACTCCCCGCACTCCTAGTGGCAATTGCGTATATGAATGCCGTTGAGGGCCCTCTCTGGGTGGCCGTCCGCGGCAAGGGACTGGCTTATGGCACAAACTTTGCATACAACATCGACACAGGGTTCGTCAACTTCGACGTTTATCGCTCACCAAATGCCCACAAGGCATTTGAATCAAGCAAGGAGATCGTAGAGGCCCACCTCTCGGGGGAAACTCCATTTGATCCGTTGATGCTTGAAGGCTCAATCAGCAGCATCGTGGTCAGCTTCGCAAACGAGCAAGTGACCACTGCCTCTGCGGCCCAGGGGAGCTTCATCCGGCAAGTTGTGCGGGCCTTGCCCACCGACTACAAGGAGAGAATACTCCGACAAGTCCGCGACATTAACGtcgaggatatcaagaaggCGCTGCACGATATCATTCTCCCCCTTTTCGCCCCGGAAACCGCCAATATCGTCATTACCTGCACGACGGTGCTTGAAGAG GCTATAGAAAAGGGTCTGAAAGAATCCGGGTTCTCCCCGAAGGTGCAACCGCTGAAAGAATTCGAGGACGACTATGGACTCAAGGTtggagatgacgaggatgaagatgacgaggaggatgacgaggaggatgagtCCGGGTCGGAGGAAGACTCtcaagatgatgatgaccagTAA
- a CDS encoding uncharacterized protein (COG:D;~EggNog:ENOG410PK24;~InterPro:IPR009361;~PFAM:PF06248;~go_component: GO:0000775 - chromosome, centromeric region [Evidence IEA];~go_component: GO:0005634 - nucleus [Evidence IEA];~go_process: GO:0000278 - mitotic cell cycle [Evidence IEA]) has product MATQPSENEICKALLDFAAEGTYPDSENIVAANVPSSAISKELELLTQARDQVETEISSLSRDNDFVIDDWISQAKQLHADLERSRLTAREIVKQHETTKPLQLKVEDAAAKVDLVEKEIVFNQAVTDTLVDVHGLCQRLGATRALCQNGQITAAIDNLETIERSINLDTCFKHANVITLLSENLAEMRREIVDLLYIRWNKHLELDQNQGTLTISADTLEETISALARLDELPAASDKFQKDLFLEILDPVLLPNMDCYSHGVRVEKSSIAVNPEPSPASVSDVLDCITRIFSFLRRSLPDSILTSLSDSFIPAVSSKIISHWLSSAIPTELGGLDKFEATLNHVLQFTKTIESLDWHGQEELISWTNQAPRLWLTRRRVDSLDQVRQVLAASKWDSRQVERVEKRQVSETDEVLLDNSASDDWDAGWDDEKEEETAHNADEDVSAWGLDDETDDTKATKPGIPDADEDEAGDAWGWTEDDEDDQAPAEKAEPKKVTAEQHVKDNESGTRTNPKEITLRENYTITDVPDSIIRIIRQQIADSETISQPLHSNTLVSSSGAGLLALPTLILAMFKATAPSFYGIKLNAGQMYLYNDSLYLSDQVRQVADDHQLPRLHGDIDALEKFGKLAYSKEMQTQRTILADILDGAQSFSQCSEQPFLGECENAVSATVDRVRDVYKEWQPILSHSALLQAIGSLVSTVTDKIIIDVEDLGDISESQSQKLVSFCNQLSKLEDLFLPQVSDNAEPVPMTAVYVRNWLKFQYLINILESSLADIKFLWVEGELSLEFSADEVVDLIEALFAESDYRRKAIAEIKRASKGL; this is encoded by the exons ATGGCAACCCAACCATCGGAGAATGAGATATGCAAGGCTCTTTTGGATTTCGCCGCTGAGGGCACATATCCGGACTCGGAGAATATTGTAGCCGCAAATGTTCCCTCATCAGCGATTTCGAAAGAACTGGAGCTTCTTACGCAGGCCAGAGACCAGGTGGAG ACAGAAATAAGTTCGCTAAGTCGGGATAATGATTTTGTTATCGACGATTGGATTTCGCAGGCCAAACAGCTTCATGCAGACCTCGAACGGTCTCGCCTCACTGCGCGGGAAATTGTAAAACAGCATGAAACCACGAAGCCGCTACAGTTAAAGGTTGAGGATGCAGCCGCAAAGGTTGATCTGGTTGAAAAAGAGATTGTATTCAACCAGGCTGTGACGGATACCCTGGTAGATGTTCACGGTCTCTGTCAACGACTTGGTGCCACGCGAGCCCTTTGTCAAAATGGCCAAATTACGGCTGCAATCGACAACCTAGAGACGATCGAACGTTCCATAAACCTGGACACCTGTTTCAAGCACGCTAATgtaattactttattatcGGAAAACCTTGCGGAAATGCGACGAGAAATTGTGGACTTGCTCTATATTCGCTGGAACAAACATTTGGAGCTTGACCAAAACCAGGGAACACTGACAATTTCTG CCGATACTCTGGAAGAGACCATTTCCGCTTTAGCTCGCTTGGATGAGCTGCCTGCAGCGAGCGACAAATTCCAGAAGGACTTGTTTCTCGAGATTCTGGATCCGGTATTGCTTCCTAATATGGATTGTTATAGTCATGGGGTCCGTGTCGAGAAGTCATCAATTGCTGTCAATCCCGAGCCATCGCCTGCCTCGGTTTCAGACGTCCTGGACTGTATTACCAGAATATTTAGCTTTCTTCGCCGCTCTCTACCCGATTCTATCCTAACCTCTCTTTCTGACTCATTCATCCCCGCGGTTTCGTCGAAGATCATATCTCACTGGCTGTCGTCTGCGATACCTACGGAACTTGGTGGCTTGGACAAGTTTGAAGCCACATTAAACCACGTCCTCCAATTCACCAAAACCATAGAATCACTTGACTGGCATGGTCAAGAAGAACTGATTTCTTGGACCAACCAAGCCCCGCGTCTGTGGCTGACGAGGCGGAGAGTTGACTCGTTAGACCAGGTTCGACAGGTGCTCGCTGCGAGCAAATGGGACTCACGGCAAGTAGAAAGAGTCGAAAAGAGGCAGGTTTCTGAAACGGATGAGGTACTGTTGGATAATTCAGCCTCAGATGACTGGGATGCCGGTTGGGAcgacgagaaagaagaagaaactgCACATAAtgccgacgaagatgtcAGCGCCTGGGGGTTGGACGACGAAACGGACGATACGAAGGCTACTAAGCCGGGTATTCCAGacgccgacgaagatgaagccggGGATGCTTGGGGGTGGacagaggacgatgaagatgatcaaGCTCCAGCAGAAAAAGCCGAACCAAAGAAAGTAACTGCAGAACAACATGTCAAAGACAATGAATCAGGCACCCGAACCAATCCCAAGGAGATAACATTGAGGGAGAATTATACGATTACTGATGTGCCTGATTCTATTATCCGAATTATCCGGCAGCAAATCGCAGACTCTGAGACCATATCGCAACCTTT GCACTCTAACACACTGGTATCGTCCTCGGGTGCCGGCCTTCTTGCTTTGCCAACACTGATACTTGCTATGTTCAAGGCAACAGCGCCGTCATTTTATGGTATCAAACTCAATGCAGGCCAGATGTATCTTTATAATGATAGCCTATACCTCTCCGACCAAGTGCGACAAGTCGCCGATGACCATCAGCTCCCAAGGCTCCATGGCGACATCGATGCACTGGAGAAATTTGGCAAATTGGCATATAGCAAAGAAATGCAGACACAGCGAACCATCCTTGCTGACATCTTAGATGGTGCGCAGTCATTCAGCCAGTGCTCTGAACAGCCTTTTCTTGGGGAGTGTGAAAACGCTGTGAGCGCAACGGTGGATCGGGTGCGGGATGTTTACAAGGAGTGGCAACCTATCCTTTCACACTCAGCGCTGCTCCAAGCCATTGGGTCTCTGGTATCGACGGTAACTGATAAGATTATCATTGATGTCGAGGATTTGGGTGATATATCCGAGTCGCAGTCTCAGAAGCTGGTTTCCTTCTGCAATCAACTATCAAAACTAGAAGATCTGTTTCTGCCTCAGGTTTCGGACAATGCTGAACCGGTACCCATGACCGCCGTTTACGTGAGAAACTGGCTGAAGTTTCAGTATCTGATTAACATACTCGAAAGCTCGCTGGCAGACATCAAATTTCTgtgggtggagggggagtTGTCCCTCGAATTCTCAGCCGACGAAGTTGTTGATTTGATTGAGGCACTTTTTGCAGAGTCGGACTACCGGCGGAAGGCGATCGCGGAGATTAAGAGAGCGTCCAAGGGCTTATAA
- the YTM1 gene encoding WD repeat WDR12/YTM1 family ribosome biogenesis protein (COG:J;~EggNog:ENOG410PHJB;~InterPro:IPR012972,IPR036322,IPR019775,IPR015943, IPR001680,IPR028599,IPR020472,IPR017986;~PFAM:PF08154,PF00400;~go_function: GO:0005515 - protein binding [Evidence IEA];~go_process: GO:0042254 - ribosome biogenesis [Evidence IEA]): MDASQNSAADSSQAVQRQVRVQLTSQQEEIALPDSTGPILVPTGLKRYALSTLVNNLLSNDKPIPFEFLINGSFLRTSIDEYLTANGISAETTLEIEYVRALIPPLHIASFEHDDWVSSVDVLSASSPAAAGSSAASQGQARILSGSYDGLLRLWNMSSQVIATSPSPTEGGHASSIKATKFISPTSIVSAGLDRTVRLWKYSESEDGFSGKIAPQLELYGHKSGINSLAVHAPSNRILSASADHSVGFWSTKKSEAPAAPEDLLPSAASRTSKKRKLNASVSVSQRGPLALLSSHTAPVSDAIFDANDSTVGYSASWDHSLRTWDLVTAALVDTRTTSHSLLSLQHLPDHNLLATGTSARHTTLIDPRASAATISAMTLRGHTNAVVSLARDPNSSYGLISGSHDGTCRIWDLRATKTDKGGAVGESVYSISRKSLEEEGKANTKRVGGEGVKVFSVCWDREVGIVSAGEDKRIQINRGEGVLSSS, encoded by the exons ATGGATGCCAGTCAGAATTCTGCGGCGGACTCGTCGCAGGCCGTGCAGAGGCAAGTGCGCGTGCAGCTTACCAGTCAACAAGAAGAGATCGCACTGCCCGACAGTACAGGCCCAATCTTAGTTCCTACCG GTCTGAAGCGGTACGCTCTCTCAACATTGGTCAATAATCTCTTGAGCAATGACAAACCGATCCCATTTGAATTCCTTATCAACGGGTCTTTTCTCCGAACTTCAATCGATGAATATCTCACGGCCAACGGAATCTCGGCGGAAACTACTTTGGAGATTGAATATGTTCGAGCTTTAATACCACCTTTGCATATCGCCTCATTTGAGCACGATGACTGGGTAAGCTCAGTTGACGTGCTTTCTGCATCGTCGCCTGCTGCGGCTGGCTCAAGTGCTGCATCACAAGGCCAGGCACGGATCCTCTCAGGAAGCTACGATGGCCTCCTACGTTTATGGAATATGTCTTCTCAAGTGATCGCAACCTCACCGTCACCAACTGAGGGCGGGCATGCTTCGTCTATCAAGGCCACAAAATTCATCTCCCCGACCTCGATTGTGTCGGCCGGCCTCGATCGTACAGTGCGCCTATGGAAGTATTCCGAAAGTGAAGATGGATTTTCGGGGAAGATTGCTCCACAACTCGAACTTTATGGGCACAAATCAGGGATCAATTCGTTAGCCGTACACGCACCTTCAAATCGCATCCTTTCGGCCTCAGCAGACCACAGTGTAGGGTTTTGGTCGACAAAGAAATCCGAGGCGCCAGCCGCCCCTGAAGATCTGCTCCCATCAGCTGCGTCGAGGACATCCAAGAAGAGGAAACTAAATGCTTCTGTGAGCGTCTCACAACGTGGGCCACTCGCGCTCCTATCCTCCCATACCGCACCCGTCTCAGATGCAATCTTCGACGCCAATGACTCTACGGTCGGCTACTCTGCGTCATGGGATCACTCGCTGCGCACATGGGATCTTGTCACCGCGGCACTTGTGGATACACGAACAACGTcccattctcttctttcGCTCCAGCACCTGCCTGATCACAACCTTCTTGCGACTGGAACATCTGCCCGTCACACCACCCTCATAGACCCGCGTGCATCGGCAGCAACCATCTCCGCTATGACCCTCCGCGGCCATACAAATGCTGTGGTTTCTCTCGCACGGGATCCCAACAGCTCATATGGGCTTATCAGTGGCAGCCACGATGGCACATGCCGAATCTGGGATCTGCGTGCTACGAAAACAGACAAAGGTGGGGCTGTGGGTGAAAGTGTGTATTCCATTTCGCGGAAGAgtttggaggaagagggcaaaGCAAACACCAAGCGCGTGGGTGGAGAGGGGGTCAAAGTTTTCAGTGTATGCTGGGATCGCGAAGTGGGTATAGTGAGCGCTGGTGAGGACAAGCGGATTCAAATCAACCGCGGCGAGGGTGTGCTCTCATCTAGTTAG